The following are from one region of the Yoonia sp. R2331 genome:
- the soxR gene encoding redox-sensitive transcriptional activator SoxR: MSQGLTIGDLSRRTGLAVSAIRFYETHGIVHPVRNAGGHRRYARADIRRLSFVMAAQKLGFALSDIAGHMAHLPAHKAPTKADWTRISRLMRAEIEARITALETLRDTLDGCIGCGCLSLKSCALYNPADVQGRDGPGPRKLMA, from the coding sequence ATGTCCCAGGGCCTGACGATCGGCGATCTGTCGCGGCGCACCGGCTTGGCCGTGTCCGCGATCCGGTTTTATGAAACCCACGGCATCGTGCATCCGGTGCGCAATGCAGGTGGCCACCGGCGCTATGCCCGCGCCGATATCCGGCGATTGTCCTTTGTGATGGCAGCCCAAAAGCTGGGGTTCGCCCTGTCTGACATCGCGGGCCACATGGCGCATCTGCCCGCGCACAAAGCCCCGACCAAGGCCGACTGGACCCGCATCAGCCGCCTGATGCGCGCCGAGATCGAGGCGCGGATCACAGCCCTTGAAACCCTGCGCGACACGCTGGATGGCTGTATCGGCTGCGGCTGTCTGAGCTTGAAATCCTGCGCGCTTTACAACCCCGCTGACGTGCAGGGGCGTGACGGCCCGGGGCCGCGCAAGCTGATGGCTTGA
- a CDS encoding VOC family protein yields MMAYLEHVNITVADPRATAALLSDLFGWHTRWEGESMNGGGYTVHVGTDTSYVAVYSGHAPEQTVPKADASYATRGAMNHIAVVVEDLDATQARIEAKGYQTHSHADYEPGRRFYFHEDNGVEIEVVQYD; encoded by the coding sequence CTGATGGCATATCTTGAGCATGTGAATATAACCGTGGCCGACCCGCGCGCCACTGCGGCACTTCTGTCGGACCTCTTTGGCTGGCACACCCGCTGGGAAGGCGAAAGCATGAATGGCGGTGGCTATACGGTTCATGTGGGCACCGACACCAGCTATGTCGCAGTCTATTCGGGTCACGCGCCAGAGCAAACTGTGCCCAAGGCGGATGCCAGCTATGCCACCCGTGGTGCGATGAACCACATTGCGGTCGTGGTCGAGGATCTGGATGCAACGCAGGCCAGGATTGAGGCGAAGGGTTATCAGACACATTCCCATGCGGACTATGAACCGGGCCGCCGCTTTTATTTCCACGAGGACAACGGCGTAGAGATCGAGGTTGTGCAATACGACTGA
- a CDS encoding pyridoxal phosphate-dependent aminotransferase gives MKLSDRITRITGGGSDGWDVFYRARRMIAQGTPVLELTQGEHDIGTDPVILQAMHDAAKAGRTGYAPVQGDIALRVAVADRIAEASGVPTTPANIQITPGGQAGLFAAHHAVLDEGDTALFIDPYYATYPGTLRSVGAVPRAVPTYARHSFQPQPDDLSAAAPGARSLLINTPNNPTGVVYDTPTLDAIAQTCRDHDLWLISDEVYDTQIWEGSHVSPRSLPGMVDRTLVVGSMSKSHAMTGSRIGWICAAPDVIEAIFNLANNTTYGVASFVQAAALFALEQGSALEDKVAAPFRRRRALASQALAGQNVIRQIPSQGAMYVMLDIRATGLSGEGFANALLDAHHIAVMPGESFGAAAAGHIRVAMTVDDDAFAAALDTLVGFARTLAAQHAE, from the coding sequence ATGAAGCTATCTGATCGCATCACCCGCATCACCGGCGGCGGCTCTGACGGGTGGGACGTGTTTTACCGTGCCCGCCGGATGATTGCCCAAGGTACGCCTGTTTTGGAGCTGACCCAAGGTGAACACGACATCGGCACCGATCCCGTCATTCTTCAGGCGATGCATGATGCAGCCAAAGCGGGGCGCACCGGCTATGCCCCGGTGCAAGGTGACATCGCCTTACGCGTGGCGGTCGCGGACCGGATCGCCGAGGCGTCAGGCGTGCCGACGACCCCGGCCAACATCCAGATCACACCCGGCGGGCAAGCGGGACTGTTCGCCGCCCACCACGCGGTGCTGGATGAAGGCGACACCGCCCTGTTCATTGACCCCTATTACGCCACCTACCCCGGCACCTTGCGGTCGGTCGGTGCGGTGCCACGCGCGGTGCCGACATATGCGCGCCACAGCTTTCAACCCCAGCCCGATGATTTGAGCGCAGCCGCCCCGGGCGCAAGATCGTTACTGATCAACACGCCCAACAATCCCACGGGCGTGGTCTATGACACGCCAACGCTGGATGCGATTGCACAGACTTGCCGGGATCATGATCTTTGGCTGATCTCGGACGAGGTCTATGACACCCAAATTTGGGAGGGCAGCCACGTTAGCCCGCGCAGCTTGCCCGGCATGGTGGACCGCACGTTGGTGGTGGGGTCGATGTCGAAAAGCCATGCGATGACCGGCAGCCGCATCGGTTGGATCTGCGCCGCGCCTGATGTGATCGAGGCGATTTTCAACCTTGCCAACAACACCACCTATGGTGTCGCCAGCTTTGTGCAGGCAGCCGCCCTATTTGCCTTGGAACAAGGCAGCGCGCTGGAAGACAAAGTTGCCGCCCCGTTTCGCCGCCGCCGGGCGCTCGCGTCACAGGCGCTGGCGGGGCAGAATGTGATCCGGCAAATCCCGTCACAGGGGGCGATGTATGTGATGCTGGATATCCGTGCCACGGGGCTGAGCGGCGAGGGTTTTGCCAATGCCTTGCTGGACGCGCATCACATCGCGGTCATGCCCGGCGAAAGCTTTGGCGCGGCGGCGGCGGGTCATATC